One region of Mangifera indica cultivar Alphonso chromosome 3, CATAS_Mindica_2.1, whole genome shotgun sequence genomic DNA includes:
- the LOC123210520 gene encoding protein MICROTUBULE BINDING PROTEIN 2C, which produces MFEPEHFLDLQDNSAFGDPKSWLNGDGNSSPSQHRTQPSLGTANSNVDSVLFKDLVEIVPLVQSLIDRKANSSFTRRGSVFYTKTPSRESLYKKVDPKGRNVAQSLPPKKKKDHGDKDLGKNASSNQDAESFSIFSSRALASEKEKEELVALREEVEDLRRKLLEKDELLKLAESSKSEMNAVQLKLDELKLQVQEKDSLVKSTQLQLSDAKIKLADKQAALERTQWEAMMANKKVGKLQEELDSVQGEISSFMQLFKGIIKTDTTIDANDAYDVTPYYCDHPSVIDDMDDMETQKMEEAREAYIAAVSAAKEKQDEESVAAAASARLYLQSIVLRSNNFANLGILEAPSKAFAR; this is translated from the exons ATGTTCGAGCCAGAACACTTTCTAGATTTGCAAGATAATTCGGCTTTTGGGGACCCAAAGTCCTGGCTCAACGGAGACGGCAACTCTTCCCCGAGTCAGCATCGTACTCAACCCTCACTCGGAACAGCTAACAGTAATGTGGATAGCGTCCTTTTCAAGGACCTTGTCGAGATCGTCCCTCTCGTTCAGTCCCTCATC GATCGGAAAGCGAACAGTTCATTTACTCGGCGTGGTTCTGTATTTTACACCAAGACGCCTTCAAGAGAATCCTTATACAAAAAA GTAGACCCAAAAGGTAGGAATGTGGCTCAGTCCCTTCccccaaagaagaagaaggaccATGGAGATAAAGACCTAGGTAAGAATGCTAGCAGTAACCAAGATGCCGAAAGTTTCTCAATATTCTCCTCAAGGGCTTTGGCatctgaaaaagaaaaggaagagttGGTTGCACTGAGAGAAGAAGTAGAGGATCTAAGAAGAAAGTTATTGGAGAAGGATGAACTACTGAAATTAGCAGAGAGCTCAAAAAGTGAGATGAATGCAGTTCAACTGAAACTTGATGAGCTGAAACTCCAGGTTCAAGAGAAGGACTCCTTAGTTAAGTCTACACAGTTACAACTTTCTGATGCAAAG ATAAAGCTTGCAGACAAGCAAGCTGCCCTGGAGAGGACACAATGGGAAGCAATGATGGCAAATAAGAAAGTGGGGAAGCTCCAGGAAGAACTGGATTCTGTGCAAGGAGAGATTTCATCATTTATGCAGTTATTTAAAGGCATTATTAAGACTGATACCACTATTGATGCTAATGATGCTTATGATGTCACACCATATTATTGTGATCATCCTTCTGTTATT GATGATATGGATGACATGGAGACACAAAAAATGGAAGAAGCTAGAGAGGCGTACATTGCTGCTGTATCTGCTGCAAAGGAGAAGCAAGATGAAGAATCTGTTGCCGCAGCAGCCAGTGCAAGATTGTATCTTCAATCAATTGTCCTAAGATCCAACAACTTTGCTAACCTTGGGATTTTAGAAGCTCCTTCAAAAGCTTTTGCACGCTAG
- the LOC123212001 gene encoding LOW QUALITY PROTEIN: uncharacterized ATP-dependent helicase YprA (The sequence of the model RefSeq protein was modified relative to this genomic sequence to represent the inferred CDS: inserted 1 base in 1 codon) — MDKCDRKIQVRTLSGETTTVSVSSDKSIHELKLLLKISFPPASSSPNFHLFFKGVKLNLQSQVCSLTMEPGEFIVLIPFTKKDRPQKPKPDFSEISSNAAEQTSSLKKFVDSAYTDMMQELASLREDETSKIDDNQPKSYTEFGNVSRGPLDAKRKRSVDSNSQEGRPYDFLWSVWRSKSKDALEGQNCEKFVEVLESLTCLLDPHSGKCMLLKDASMRRSNGGLWESNDNDTSCLCPAWLKKIMEAFAFISIFCANLHLQKATVTLSRVKDALNELSKFGVRVDIEDVEHLSVLCPKVVQFANDDMEFKNYSNAIVIISAPTEERYQVEDNLRIGHKDMSLSKIFNALKKWESSFKYDLWECKIRKTAISLSLEHLLTFVKERGTVVNGNGGKRPSRNLSTASSSNATQRRCNDTSQLLPLEMVEHLRKGLGSHGQIVHVEDISPRKAVHVEIPYEISDNAKSALKCIGISKLYSHQAQSIRASLSGRNVVVATMTSSGKSLCYNLPVLEALSQNLLSCALYLFPTKALAQDQLKALLTMIEAFGASINIGIYDGDTSQKDRIWLRDNARLLITNPDMLHMSILPSHRRFSRILLNLRYVVVDEAHAYKGAFGCHTAFIFRRLRRLCCHVYGSDPSFVFSTATSANPQEHCMDLANLSTLELIKNDGSPSSQKHFVLWNPTPNARTVLNKVQSNTDDTGHTSHKNSSPISEVSYLFAEMVQHGLRCITFCKSRKLCELVLSYTREILQGTASHLVNSVCAYRAGYVAQDRRRIESDFFSGKLCGIAATNALELGIDVGHIDVTLHLGFPGSIASLWQQAGRSGRREKPSLAVYVAFGGPLDQYFMNFPQKLFNSPIECCHIDSENQQVLEQHLVCAALEHPVSLVYDEKFFGCGLNSAILTLKNKGYLSSDPSHESSAEVWSYIGHEKMPSHAISIRXIDTVKYKVIDMQKNEVLEEIEESKAFFQVYEGAVYLHQGHNYLVKELNIPDKIAFCEKANLKYYTKTRDYTDIHVVGGNIAYPSRGSKIQLLRTTAQAHICKVTTTWFGFYRLWRGSGEIFDTVDLYLPKYSYESQAVWVQVPQSVKAEVEKKFLFQSGLHAASHALLHVVPIFLRCNLSDLAPECPNPHETHYFPERILLYDQHPGGTGVSKQIQPYFSQLLTAALELLTSCLCVGDTGCPNCVQNLSCSEYNELIHKDAAIMIIKGVLDAEKSYFEGLPDSFESPTVEDN; from the exons ATGGACAAGTGTGATAGAAAAATTCAAGTCCGTACACTAAGCGGTGAAACGACTACCGTTTCGGTATCGTCCGACAAATCCATTCACGAACTCAAGCTTCTTTTAAAGATCAGTTTCCCTCCCGCCTCTTCCTCGCCAAATTTCCACCTCTTCTTCAAG GGTGTAAAATTGAACTTACAAAGTCAAGTATGCAGTTTAACGATGGAGCCTGGAGAATTCATTGTTCTTATACCCTTCACTAAGAAGGATAGGCCTCAAAAGCCAAAACCTGATTTTTCTGAAATTTCTTCAAATGCTGCCGAACAAAcctcaagtttgaaaaagtttgtTGATTCTGCGTATACTGATATGATGCAAGAATTAGCTTCTTTGCGAGAAGATGAAACAAGTAAAATTGATGATAATCAACCAAAAAGCTATACAGAGTTTGGAAATGTAAGTAGAGGTCCTTTAGATGCAAAACGCAAGAGAAGTGTTGATTCTAATAGTCAAGAGGGGCGCCCTTATGATTTTTTGTGGAGTGTTTGGCGGTCTAAAAGCAAGGATGCTCTTGAAGGACAGAATTGTGAAAAGTTTGTTGAGGTTTTAGAGTCATTGACTTGTTTATTGGATCCGCATTCAGGGAAATGTATGTTGCTAAAAGATGCCAGTATGCGGCGTAGTAATGGTGGACTGTGGGAAAGCAATGATAATGATACTTCTTGCTTGTGTCCAGCTTGGTTGAAGAAAATTATGGAGGCATTTGCTTTCATAAGCATCTTTTGCGCAAATCTTCATTTACAAAAGGCAACGGTCACATTGTCTCGAGTGAAGGATGCACTGAATGAGCTTAGCAAGTTTGGAGTTCGAGTTGATATTGAGGACGTTGAGCATCTTTCTGTTCTTTGTCCTAAG GTGGTACAGTTTGCTAATGATGATATGGAGTTTAAGAATTATAGCAATGCCATTGTTATCATCAGTGCTCCAACTGAAGAAAGATATCAAGTAGAAGACAATCTGAGAATTG GCCACAAAGACATGTCTTTATCCAAGATATTTAATGCATTGAAGAAATGGGAAAGTTCCTTTAAATATGATCTGTGGGAG TGTAAAATTAGAAAGACAGCCATATCCCTCTCCTTGGAGCATTTGCTAACATTTGTCAAGGAACGTGGTACTGTTGTCAATGGAAATGGAGGAAAACGACCTAGCAGAAACTTATCCACTGCTTCAAGTTCTAATGCCACCCAAAGACGATGTAat GACACTAGTCAATTGTTACCATTGGAAATGGTTGAACATTTGCGGAAGGGCCTTGGATCTCATGGACAG ATAGTACATGTTGAAGACATCAGTCCAAGGAAAGCTGTTCACGTAGAAATCCCTTATGAAATCTCAGATAATGCAAAATCAGCTCTTAAATGTATTGGGATTTCTAAATTATATAGCCACCAG GCACAGTCCATAAGGGCATCCCTTTCTGGGAGGAATGTTGTTGTGGCAACAATGACATCTAGTGGAAAATCTCTTTGCTATAACCTGCCAGTTCTGGAAGCATTATCCCAAAATTTGTTATCATGTGCCCTATACTTGTTCCCAACAAAG GCCTTAGCTCAAGATCAACTAAAAGCTTTGTTAACTATGATAGAAGCATTTGGTGCCTCCATTAATATTGGGATATATGATGGTGATACTTCACAGAAGGACAGGATATGGCTGCGTGATAATGCTAGACTG TTGATAACCAATCCTGATATGCTGCACATGTCAATCTTGCCGTCACATCGACGATTCAGCCGAATTTTATTGAATCTTAG gtaTGTAGTAGTTGATGAAGCGCATGCTTATAAAGGAGCATTTGGATGTCATACTGCTTTTATATTTAGAAGACTACGTCGCCTTTGCTGTCACG TATATGGTAGTGATccttcttttgtattttctactGCAACTTCTGCTAATCCTCAGGAGCATTGCATG GACCTCGCAAATCTGTCAACATTGGAGCTGATTAAAAATGATGGAAGTCCTTCATCTCAAAAGCATTTTGTCCTCTGGAATCCTACTCCAAATGCAAGGACT GTGTTGAACAAAGTTCAGAGTAACACGGATGATACAGGTCATACTTCTCATAAGAATTCGAG TCCAATTTCAGAAGTGTCATACCTCTTTGCAGAAATGGTTCAGCATGGACTTCGCTGCATTACTTTTTGCAAGTCACGTAAACTTTGTGAGCTTGTTTTATCTTACAC GCGTGAAATTCTTCAGGGGACAGCATCTCACCTGGTCAACTCTGTATGCGCTTATCGTGCTGGCTATGTTGCACAG GATCGAAGGAGAATAGAGAGTGATTTCTTTAGTGGGAAGCTTTGTGGTATTGCTGCTACAAATGCTCTTGAGTTGGGTATTGATGTTGGGCACATTGATGTAACTTTGCATTTAGGTTTTCCTGGTAGTATTGCCAG CCTGTGGCAACAAGCTGGCAGGTCTGGAAGAAGGGAGAAACCATCTCTTGCTGTATATGTAGCGTTTGGAGGACCTCTTGATCAATATTTTATGAACTTTCCTCAGAAACTCTTCAATAGCCCAATTGAATGTTGTCATATTGATTCTGAAAACCAGCAG GTACTCGAGCAGCATCTGGTTTGTGCTGCCCTTGAACACCCAGTAAGCTTGGTTTATGATGAGAAATTCTTTGGATGTGGTCTAAACAGTGCCATTCTAACTCTTAAAAATAAAGGTTACCTCAGTTCTGATCCATCACATGAATCTTCTGCTGAAGTATGGAGTTACATTGGGCATGag AAAATGCCTTCACATGCAATCAGTATAC CAATAGACACAGTGAAATACAAAGTAATAGACATGCAAAAAAATGAAGTTCTTGAGGAGATTGAGGAAAGCAAAGCTTTCTTCCAG GTGTATGAAGGTGCTGTGTACTTGCACCAAGGGCATAACTATCTGGTCAAGGAGTTAAATATACCTGATAAGATTGCCTTTTGCGAAAAAGCCAACCTGAAGTATTACACTAAGACTCGTGATTATACAGATATTCATGTTGTTGGTGGTAATATT GCCTATCCATCAAGGGGTTCCAAGATCCAGTTGCTAAGAACAACAGCCCAAGCACATATTTGTAAAGTAACAACTACTTGGTTTGGTTTCTATCGTTTATGGAGAGGAAGTGGTGAAATCTTTGATACAGTTGATCTTTATCTGCCTAAATATTCATATGAATCACAG GCAGTTTGGGTTCAAGTTCCGCAATCAGTTAAAGCAGaggtggaaaaaaaatttttgttccaaTCAGGCCTGCATGCTGCCTCTCATGCTCTTCTTCATGTAGTGCCTAT ATTTTTGAGATGCAACTTATCTGACTTGGCTCCAGAGTGTCCAAACCCTCATGAGACCCACTATTTTCCAGAAAGAATTCTATTGTATGATCAGCATCCTGGTGGGACTGGTGTTTCAAAACAG ATTCAACCATATTTTTCACAGCTTTTAACTGCTGCTTTAGAACTTCTAACATCTTGCCTCTGTGTGGGAGACACTGGCTGCCCCAATTGCGTCCAG AATCTCAGTTGTTCTGAGTATAATGAGCTCATACACAAGGATGCAGCCATTATGATTATCAAG GGTGTTTTGGATGCTGAGAAATCTTACTTTGAAGGTCTCCCAGACTCCTTTGAATCACCGACAGTGGAGGATAACTGA
- the LOC123210521 gene encoding protein BREAKING OF ASYMMETRY IN THE STOMATAL LINEAGE-like, with amino-acid sequence MWIQWSLTRLVRWRVKDWASCFTACRFPLEDETDTYRSSSSPPQLPMRSTVFDMKDNESKGKRNRKKLLRRTRSCRSNNNNNICSTRINLGTSTQTRNNNNLVSTEITNDSSWPHFTDEDYIVFCFKEDGAFDVVKDCKSGTPSNHRTDSCDDGATSEEDIRIPVTGVMVDEEEIIYVDAGSSVRSYQTEAMENQEMVSVGSSESSQSGNSSGSFAFPVLGWEWMGSPAQMPKSEGLHLRKHKTISLSFHCCRF; translated from the exons ATGTGGATACAGTGGTCACTCACAAGACTCGTCAGATGGCGAGTGAAGGACTGGGCCTCATGTTTCACCGCTTGCAGATTCCCTCTAG aAGATGAAACTGATACGTATCGATCGTCGTCGTCGCCGCCGCAGCTTCCGATGAGGAGCACGGTATTTGACATGAAAGATAACGAGAGTAAAGGCAAAAGGAATCGTAAAAAGTTATTGAGAAGAACGCGATCATGCAGGagcaataacaataataatatatgtagtACAAGAATCAACCTCGGTACATCAACACAGACGAGGAACAATAATAATCTTGTTTCAACAGAAATCACTAATGACTCAAGCTGGCCGCATTTCACTGATGAAGATTATATCGTCTTCTGCTTTAAAGAAGACGGAGCATTCGATGTCGTAAAGGATTGCAAATCAGGAACACCATCCAATCATCGCACTGATTCATGTGACGATGGGGCAACAAGTGAGGAAGATATCAGAATCCCAGTGACAGGGGTGATG GTTGACGAAGAAGAGATTATATACGTCGATGCAGGGTCGTCAGTAAGAAGTTACCAGACTGAGGCGATGGAGAATCAGGAAATGGTGTCAGTAGGATCGAGTGAGTCTAGTCAATCGGGCAACAGCTCCGGCTCTTTTGCCTTTCCCGT ACTCGGGTGGGAGTGGATGGGGAGTCCAGCACAAATGCCCAAATCAGAGGGACTACACTTGAGGAAACACAAGACAATTTCTTTGAGCTTTCACTGTTGTAGATTTTGA
- the LOC123210009 gene encoding isoaspartyl peptidase/L-asparaginase 1 encodes MGWAIALHGGAGDISRSMPEDRRQARVAALRHFLNIGVNGLRTQQHALDVVELVVRELENHPNFNAGRGSVLTTKGTVEMEACIMHGNTKRCGAVSGLTTVVNPISLARLVMEKTPHIYLAFDGAEDFAREQGVETVDSSHFITPNNIERLKQAKEAKRVELDYTHPIPKNGKSENPLADGDSQIGTVGCVAIDNEGNLASATSTGGFVNKMVGRIGDTPIIGAGTYANNLCAVSATGKGEAIMRATVARDVAALMEFKGFSLKEAAAHVVEVSVPRGNVGLVAVSATGEITMPFNTTGMFRACATEDGYSEIGIWNSKEH; translated from the exons ATGGGGTGGGCCATAGCTTTACACGGCGGGGCCGGAGACATCTCTCGGTCTATGCCGGAGGACCGTCGCCAGGCACGCGTGGCAGCCCTCCGCCACTTCCTGAACATCGGCGTCAACGGTCTCAGAACGCAACAGCACGCCTTGGATGTTGTCGAACTTGTG GTTCGTGAACTGGAAAACCATCCGAACTTTAATGCTGGTAGGGGATCTGTATTAACTACCAAAGGCACAGTTGAGATGGAAGCTTGCATAATGCATGGCAATACTAAGAGATGTGGAGCTGTTTCCGGACTTACCACTGTTGTTAACCCCATATCTCTTGCACGACTTGTCATGGAGAAGACTCCTCATATTTATCTTGCATTTGATGGAGCAGAAGATTTTGCTAGGGAGCAA GGTGTTGAAACTGTAGATTCAAGTCATTTTATTACACCAAATAATATTGAAAGGCTAAAGCAAGCAAAAGAAGCCAAGAGAGTTGAG TTAGATTATACACATCCAATTCCAAAGAATGGCaaaagtgaaaatccacttgcGGATGGTGATAGCCAAATTGGGACTGTTGGATGTGTAGCTATTGATAATGAGGGAAATTTAGCTTCCGCAACGTCTACAGGTGGATTTGTTAACAAAATGGTGGGTAGGATCGGGGATACACCTATCATTGGTGCAGGAACATATGCGAACAACCTTTGTGCAGTTTCTGCTACTGGCAAGGGTGAAGCAATAATGCGAGCTACTGTTGCGAGAGATGTTGCTGCTCTTATGGAATTTAAAGGTTTCTCTCTGAAGGAAGCAGCAGCTCATGTTGTAGAGGTGAGTGTTCCAAGAGGCAATGTTGGTTTGGTTGCCGTGTCTGCCACAGGGGAAATCACCATGCCTTTCAACACCACAGGCATGTTTAGAGCTTGTGCTACTGAAGATGGGTATTCAGAAATTGGAATATGGAATTCTAAGGAACATTAA